The DNA window GTCATCGAACTCTACAAGCATGCCGGCGGCTTCGATGGTTTCTGGTTCGACCAAGAGCATTGCGGCCTGACCTATAAAGAAGTCGAACGAGCTTCGGTCGCCGCGCGCGCTTGCGATTTCGATTTCATCGTGCGGATGGCGCCGACCGGCTACTCGCAGACGACGCAGAATCTCGAAGCCGGCGCCGGCGGCTTGATGGCCGCGCGCATCGAATCGGCCGCGCATGCCGAAGAGTTCGTCCAATGGGCCAAGTTCGCCCCGCGCGGCAATCGAGGCATGAACACCTCCGGCGTCGACGCTAACTATACGCACATCCCCCAAGCCGAGTTCGCCGAGAAGTCGAACCGCGAGAGCTTCATCGCGATCCAACTGGAAACGCTCGGCTGCTTGCGCGACGTCGATGCCATCGCCGCCAACGACGCCGTCGACTTGATCTTCGTCGGGCCGGCCGACCTCTCGCAAGCGCTCGGCATTCAAGGCGAACGGAACCACCCGAAGATTTGGGAAGCGCTCGCCGAAGTGCAGAAGGCGTGCAAGAAGCACGGCAAGCATTGGGGCGTCGTGCCGGTCGATCCCGAGTATGCCGACAAGTGCTACGACCTCGGCTGCCGCATGATCACGTTCGGCAACGACATCTTCGCCCTGAAGACCGGCATTGCAAGCATCAAGAAGTCGTACGGCACTTGCTTCACGAAGTAAGCCTCGTTGCGAGCTAACGACTCCCGGCCGCTTCGCGCATCTTCTCGCGAATGGTGTCGCGAATGCGGGCTTGGATCTCTTTGGGGATCGCGTCGAATTCCTTCTTCGAGATTCGGCCGTTGTCGTCGGAGTCGAATATCTTGGCGCGCTCGCGCTGCGCCGGCGGAATCGGAAAGCCTTGCTCGATGACGAGGTCGACGAGCGCGTTCCACTTCGTATCGGCGCCGACAAGCTTCTTCTCTTCGTCGGTCATCAGGTCTTCCGCTTCCGCGCCGCCGGCCAATGCGCCGCCGAGCCGCGCGCCGCGCATGCCGACGACTTTACGCAAGTCGCCGAGTGAGTCGGTCGTGAGCATGATGCTGACGAGGCACATCTCGTCGGTCGTTTGCTCGCCCCAGGTCACGCGCTTCGGCGGCGAGTTCGGATTGTGAGGGTTCGCTTCCGAGTTGTCGTAAATGGCAGCGACGTGAATGACGGAACCCTTCGGCAAGCGTATCGGCTTGGCATAACCGTAGGAGCCTTGCCAGTTGAAGTCCCAATCTTTGATCCAGATCAGCGGCACCGTCTCGCCGGCCGGCGTGGCGGCGGTCACCTTCATCTGCCGACCGAGCAAGTGCATGTGCGGGCCCAGGCCGAGGACGTTCACATCGACCGGCAGCGGCTCGCTCTTGGCTTCGATGGTGTACTGCTTATCGCCGGCCGGGATCGCGAGCCGTGTGTTTAAGATCGCGAGCCCACCGACGATCGTCGTCGCCGGCTTCTTCGTGAAGTAGATGCCGACCATCGAACGA is part of the Planctomycetia bacterium genome and encodes:
- a CDS encoding host specificity protein encodes the protein MVRRFKEILAKNELCRVFQCGRIGTPPVIELYKHAGGFDGFWFDQEHCGLTYKEVERASVAARACDFDFIVRMAPTGYSQTTQNLEAGAGGLMAARIESAAHAEEFVQWAKFAPRGNRGMNTSGVDANYTHIPQAEFAEKSNRESFIAIQLETLGCLRDVDAIAANDAVDLIFVGPADLSQALGIQGERNHPKIWEALAEVQKACKKHGKHWGVVPVDPEYADKCYDLGCRMITFGNDIFALKTGIASIKKSYGTCFTK